From Desulfovibrio inopinatus DSM 10711, the proteins below share one genomic window:
- a CDS encoding hybrid non-ribosomal peptide synthetase/type I polyketide synthase, whose product MAEYQRILHHILKLIEKRVVTSQSVDVHTPFTSLGMTSLILTDFLAELKEEAGLSFHVAEAFSCLTPARLAQWLRHYSNAKATLSLANCELKHDSHAAQQAIAVIGMSCRFPGLSDTLENGPKAFWNTLVQGYDPIRSIPQDRWDSEREKSDGSISTFGGFLKNVDLFDASFFSISPREAAVMDPQQRIALELCHHALEHAGIAPGQLCGSATGVFWGVADSEYSRLLLSTNMAQDMYMYTGAASSLIPGRIAYHLDVHGPCIGVDTASSGSLHALHLAVQSLRAGECRQSLVGSVNLILSPEKHRMMSSAGVMATDGRCKTFDASADGYVRAEGGGVLVLKNLDDALTDGDRILGVIRGTGITHDGRSNGLTSPSGEAQVHMLRLALRDAGLTPDAVDYIECHGTGTYVGDPVEARAIASVFQERDPARPLLLGSVKSNIGHLEQAAGIAGIIKILLAFEHEILPANLHFLQENPLLDLASIPACVVSQSLPWKRGPHKRVAGVSSFGLGGANAHVLLEEAPKSFPPTGQLSYPQHILPLSAKTPGALTVLQNRMTSFLREKAGESRDAPYIESICHTAQQGRDHFTFRTFSVGANLESLATTVENAELPVQAAAVHTSEYAPNIPKVAFLFTGQGAQRSGMGKEILVHPVFRDVMEECATYMENMLDLPLFHLLFDKEHASKLQQTSYAQPALFSLEYALAQLWLAWGIEPVALIGHSLGEYTAACLAGVFSLEDACRLVVARGHLMQQSQPGGMAAVFASPLRIYEILHTEFFDTSVAAINGPEQTVISGENLDDVLTCLQDLGISVRRLPVAQAFHSRLMDSILDQFEAVASTVTYRTPTLPIISNLTGAFAGSNTLMTPRYWRDHIRNTVLFADGMRALGTLGCTHMVEIGPAPVLCNMGRRILNDPVLRWIPSMEDGNEWQSLLHSLGRLYVDGINPFWKAVHPYQDKAKATLPHYPFERSRYWALSKPANVQAASKEEVNNHITDASSSLFESTPVKPQEDEISSTISSVWNENDKSMVGRLEAWVKQILRIPEQTQLQRDQSLTVFGMDSLMAMELVTRIKKEVHVSLRLADIMQSKGIRQLAALLEQNLVTEVDVSDQEQTLENDPHSQSIGAVEFPKVIHKAEHRWEPFPLTSVQHAYWVGRNGGLELGDVSCFIYAEVEMPHVDISRLESSLNNVIQRHDALRTIIRSDGLQKVLADTPPYVIAIEDLQMCSLSEREERLESLRNELSHQNRDATTWPLFDVRVTRLPDGIRLHVGLDLLIADGWSFGLLLRDLLHGYVQPHESLPVPGLTFRDYVIARQTFCNSDQYAASERYWEKRFDEIPPGPDLPLASSAPAMTQTRFKRHTGELAFAQWRALQARAREYGVTPSGVLLAAFSTILAQWSQQDHFSLMLTLFNRLPVHEDIHEVVGDFTSLLLLRVAVEGYSFGSHATALQQQIWEDMDHRHMCAVDVLRLLKQRSDLGKGSYAPVVFTSLLPLTADNGNLANALDALEKIENDVRVVHCITQTPQVRLDHQVYERKGTLCFNWDVAQGVFPPRMIEDMMEAYTALLLRLATDADVWEQPVDTALPERQQHIRNTVNATQRDLPETILHAGFLEHATEHPERTAIILPGAKKTYGEVLALAWDVVRWLQENAMEPGSIVAVISDGWRKIPAALGVLLAGGVYLPLAPDAPAQRSLDTLQHAGVRHILGDAATLKNLREFEGTAFSLEAMAQREPQRVATASPQQTAYVIYTSGSTGKPKGVVIKHAAACNTILDINQRHSVGPSDRILGLSRLNFDLSVYDIWGAFQVGAAIVVPTPEDRKDPAHWLNLMEEAGVTIWNSVPALMTMLLDYSGLADIDIPTSLRLVLLSGDWIPLDLPQRLWSKAPNVKIVGMGGATEASIWSNSFDIIEVSPQWMSIPYGFPLANQGFHVLDRHLKHRPEWVPGDLYIIGKGLAEGYFKDTSLTEASFIYHPVSGERMYRTGDRARYLPDGALEFLGRQDTQVKIRGHRIELGEIEQALRDIAPVNKAVVKVTGTSQALVGYASMDRTFSQPDLCLEKLVLSDQAYTQRMDAVSALNLPETQSAKDFPIQYAEKYRAVVNLLAQKFMFQVLEDIGALPHLKQGIRPSGLLLSCNVVELHEPLLVLWLRALNAAGALHASEDLFQLDAAWQWPDLDMEQLPADWAASAKGVANYLERLRPWGAKLLVGKADPLEIFFNEENDLSPEKLTALFPGYLHRFTLAATAIRTLSECSHEPLEILEVGGRTGQAAEHIVPALKRCCMTYSLSDSSAFLVEHQKKRLRNRFDSVNFQRFDPLLPFYAQSVEPFSQDVIIASSYIHRTPHVLVTLKRLKELLKPGGMLVLLEETKNTFLQDCTVAFLEGGFTRFFDGRKKEQQPLLTTAAWTKHICEAGYSGVHVLTAGVTNESDDSDIGQTCIVGFAEREISRLAVPQILDRLHRVLPDYMVPQRIVEIGEFPLTVNGKIDKKALLDPPDLGKGRQERLQPRSNEERIIADLWHELLPGGEIAVDDNFFAVGGDSLVGTRLVAGMRSHFDVDIPLRWIFDYPTIAGLAAAVKQTCATAKTTEQTEPHVPSITPDKAHRYEPFPLTDVQYAYWVGRMGIFSLGNVSTHCYFEIEGQGLDVDRLTSTWQRLVEHHDMMRAVVASDGQSQQILEHTPTFVPRIVRLSEDTTPGAIHASLSETRRRLSHQVLPSDTWPLFALEMTCYGRDTVRLHVGFDNIMFDGWSMLHILSEWTRLYHDDQATLEPLTLSFRDYVLMLEASRTGENYAAARRYWLDRLANLPPAPKLPTYDGGESVINGVFRRRQFTLDTETWTHFQKTVRENGLTPAGVLLSAYAEVLNLWSRENRFTVNLTLFDRLQGHPDVNRLVGDFTTLTLLAVDTASAPAFLDRARLLQRRLWEDRDHAAFSAVEVLREINTRDGGTHRQTMPVVFTSALGVGSSGPDEGLLMPGQFVYGISQTPQVWLDHQVYEMNGELLLVWDVVEELFPNGLIDLMFAAYKTLLPLIAYGEAPDDPSVLVPDAALIGEKQKLQFSPEIASDLRDAGYSSVMEGDYSLWLLRPSGQPCPDWVDGEIHIGIPDQALRPTGVFARRTPEGVFIAPRYGDVKDAIPSTIISSEQSQSHFDIPATAMEQELLQLWSRLLEKDDLTYTDNFFAAGGNSLIAARLMGAVRKHFHCEVPLRLLFDAPTVRNFAEYMGKYTENNATNYEGGII is encoded by the coding sequence TTGATCCTAACGGACTTTCTTGCAGAACTCAAAGAAGAAGCAGGGTTATCATTTCATGTTGCCGAGGCTTTTTCTTGCCTCACTCCGGCGCGGTTGGCTCAATGGCTTCGTCATTATTCCAATGCAAAAGCGACGTTATCCCTCGCGAATTGCGAATTGAAACACGATTCACATGCAGCACAGCAGGCCATTGCTGTTATCGGAATGAGTTGTCGCTTCCCCGGTCTGTCAGATACTTTAGAAAATGGTCCTAAAGCCTTTTGGAATACGTTAGTTCAGGGATATGATCCTATTCGCTCTATTCCTCAGGATCGTTGGGACAGCGAACGAGAAAAGAGTGATGGATCGATTTCTACCTTTGGTGGATTCCTTAAAAATGTAGATCTTTTTGACGCCTCCTTTTTTTCTATCTCACCGCGTGAAGCGGCAGTCATGGACCCACAGCAGCGCATTGCTCTGGAATTGTGTCATCATGCTTTAGAGCATGCGGGAATCGCCCCGGGTCAGCTTTGTGGTTCTGCTACAGGTGTTTTTTGGGGCGTGGCCGATTCGGAATATAGTCGCCTGCTGTTGAGCACAAACATGGCTCAAGATATGTATATGTATACTGGAGCTGCGTCTTCGCTTATCCCCGGCCGAATTGCATACCACCTCGATGTGCATGGGCCATGCATAGGCGTGGATACTGCAAGCTCCGGATCACTTCACGCTTTACATTTGGCAGTACAGAGTCTTCGTGCCGGTGAATGCAGGCAATCTCTGGTAGGAAGCGTCAATCTGATCCTCTCTCCGGAAAAACATCGGATGATGTCCAGTGCCGGCGTTATGGCCACAGATGGGAGGTGCAAGACTTTTGATGCATCGGCGGACGGTTATGTACGGGCTGAAGGCGGGGGCGTTCTTGTTTTAAAAAATTTGGACGATGCTCTTACTGATGGCGATCGGATACTGGGAGTCATACGAGGAACCGGCATTACACACGATGGCCGTAGCAACGGCCTCACCAGCCCAAGCGGAGAAGCACAGGTTCACATGCTGCGTTTAGCACTGCGGGATGCTGGCCTGACTCCGGATGCCGTAGATTACATTGAGTGCCATGGAACAGGCACCTATGTGGGTGATCCTGTTGAAGCACGCGCCATTGCCTCTGTTTTTCAAGAACGAGATCCGGCACGACCGCTTTTACTCGGGTCGGTCAAAAGTAATATCGGTCATCTCGAACAAGCTGCAGGTATTGCCGGTATCATCAAGATCCTGCTCGCTTTTGAACATGAAATTTTACCGGCGAACCTTCATTTTTTACAAGAAAATCCTTTGCTTGATCTCGCCTCTATTCCTGCATGCGTGGTGTCTCAATCCTTACCTTGGAAGCGTGGCCCCCATAAACGTGTCGCTGGAGTAAGTAGCTTCGGTCTTGGAGGGGCCAATGCCCATGTATTATTGGAGGAAGCGCCGAAGTCATTCCCCCCTACAGGACAATTAAGCTACCCACAACATATCCTTCCTTTGTCTGCAAAAACACCCGGTGCTTTAACCGTCCTGCAAAATCGAATGACTTCTTTTTTGCGAGAAAAAGCAGGAGAATCCCGGGACGCTCCCTATATCGAAAGTATTTGTCATACCGCACAGCAAGGAAGAGATCATTTTACCTTTCGAACCTTTTCGGTGGGAGCAAATTTAGAATCATTAGCCACCACAGTGGAAAACGCCGAGCTTCCGGTTCAAGCTGCTGCAGTGCACACGTCCGAATACGCTCCTAATATACCGAAAGTCGCTTTTCTTTTTACAGGGCAAGGAGCGCAACGAAGCGGTATGGGAAAAGAGATTCTGGTGCATCCTGTTTTTCGAGACGTAATGGAGGAGTGCGCTACATACATGGAGAACATGCTTGATCTCCCTCTCTTTCATCTACTTTTTGATAAAGAACATGCTTCAAAACTCCAGCAGACATCATATGCACAGCCGGCACTTTTCTCGTTGGAATATGCTCTTGCTCAGCTTTGGTTGGCTTGGGGCATAGAGCCGGTAGCTCTCATAGGGCACAGTCTTGGTGAATATACAGCGGCTTGCCTGGCAGGAGTTTTTTCTCTCGAAGATGCTTGTCGGCTTGTTGTCGCTCGGGGACATCTTATGCAACAGAGCCAACCAGGAGGAATGGCAGCTGTGTTTGCAAGTCCCCTTCGTATATATGAAATTTTGCATACCGAATTTTTTGACACAAGCGTGGCAGCTATCAATGGGCCGGAACAGACCGTTATCTCTGGCGAAAATTTAGACGACGTCCTGACTTGTCTTCAGGACCTCGGCATCAGTGTACGACGTTTGCCTGTAGCACAAGCATTCCATTCACGCCTTATGGACTCTATTCTTGATCAATTTGAGGCCGTAGCGAGCACTGTAACATATAGAACGCCAACCTTGCCGATTATCTCCAATCTTACAGGAGCATTTGCCGGTTCGAACACATTGATGACGCCTCGGTATTGGCGTGATCATATCCGTAATACAGTGTTATTTGCTGATGGGATGCGTGCTCTTGGGACTTTGGGATGCACGCACATGGTGGAAATCGGCCCGGCTCCGGTATTGTGCAATATGGGACGACGTATTTTAAATGATCCCGTTTTGCGCTGGATTCCTTCCATGGAAGATGGAAATGAATGGCAGAGTTTGCTTCATAGTCTGGGACGACTTTATGTTGATGGAATAAATCCGTTTTGGAAAGCTGTGCATCCATATCAGGACAAGGCCAAAGCGACTTTGCCCCATTATCCTTTTGAACGTTCTCGCTATTGGGCTCTTTCCAAACCGGCCAATGTGCAGGCCGCTTCCAAAGAAGAAGTAAACAATCATATAACTGATGCTTCTTCCTCTCTTTTCGAGTCAACACCAGTCAAGCCTCAAGAAGATGAAATCTCTTCAACGATCAGCTCTGTGTGGAATGAGAATGACAAAAGTATGGTTGGTCGATTGGAGGCATGGGTAAAGCAAATTTTGCGCATACCGGAACAAACACAGCTCCAGCGAGATCAGTCTCTTACCGTCTTTGGGATGGACTCGTTGATGGCTATGGAACTGGTTACGCGTATAAAAAAAGAGGTGCATGTTTCCTTACGGTTGGCGGATATCATGCAAAGTAAGGGGATTCGTCAGCTTGCGGCGCTTCTAGAGCAAAATCTGGTAACTGAAGTCGATGTTTCTGATCAGGAACAAACGCTTGAAAATGACCCTCATTCGCAATCGATTGGGGCCGTGGAATTTCCAAAAGTCATACACAAGGCTGAACACAGATGGGAGCCATTTCCGTTAACATCGGTGCAGCATGCATATTGGGTAGGGCGTAATGGAGGATTGGAACTGGGTGATGTTTCGTGTTTCATATATGCAGAAGTGGAAATGCCACATGTGGACATCTCCCGTCTTGAATCCTCTCTTAACAATGTGATTCAACGGCATGACGCTTTACGGACTATTATTCGTTCCGATGGATTACAAAAGGTGCTTGCCGATACGCCTCCATATGTCATTGCCATAGAAGATCTTCAAATGTGCTCATTATCGGAGCGTGAAGAACGTCTTGAGTCGCTACGCAATGAACTCTCCCATCAAAACAGAGACGCAACAACATGGCCTCTTTTTGACGTGCGCGTTACACGCTTACCCGATGGCATACGTCTCCATGTAGGACTTGATCTTTTGATAGCGGATGGTTGGAGCTTTGGTCTTCTTTTACGAGATTTGTTGCATGGCTATGTTCAACCGCACGAGTCTTTGCCTGTACCGGGGCTTACATTCCGTGACTATGTCATAGCCCGACAAACATTTTGTAATTCAGACCAATATGCGGCTTCGGAGCGCTATTGGGAAAAACGTTTTGACGAAATCCCTCCCGGGCCGGACCTCCCTTTGGCGAGTTCTGCGCCCGCCATGACTCAAACTCGTTTTAAGCGCCACACGGGAGAACTCGCATTCGCACAATGGAGAGCTCTTCAGGCGCGAGCCCGTGAATACGGCGTGACGCCATCCGGCGTATTGCTGGCGGCTTTTTCTACCATCCTTGCCCAATGGAGTCAGCAGGACCATTTTAGTCTTATGCTGACACTGTTCAATCGCCTCCCCGTACATGAAGATATTCATGAAGTGGTAGGTGACTTCACTTCATTGTTGCTTTTACGTGTGGCTGTAGAAGGCTATTCTTTCGGGTCTCATGCAACAGCACTGCAACAACAGATTTGGGAAGATATGGATCATAGGCATATGTGCGCCGTTGACGTGTTGCGCCTGTTAAAACAACGGTCAGATCTGGGCAAAGGAAGTTATGCTCCGGTTGTTTTTACAAGTTTACTTCCTCTTACTGCAGACAACGGCAATCTGGCGAATGCGTTAGATGCACTTGAAAAGATAGAGAATGATGTCCGTGTCGTCCATTGTATTACGCAGACTCCTCAGGTTCGGCTGGATCATCAGGTCTATGAGCGTAAAGGAACATTGTGTTTCAATTGGGATGTTGCTCAAGGCGTTTTCCCGCCGCGCATGATTGAAGATATGATGGAGGCATATACTGCATTGTTGCTCCGGTTGGCGACCGATGCCGATGTTTGGGAACAGCCCGTCGATACCGCATTGCCCGAACGACAACAGCATATCCGGAATACAGTTAATGCGACACAAAGAGACCTTCCGGAGACCATATTACATGCAGGTTTCCTTGAGCATGCCACGGAACATCCTGAACGGACAGCTATTATCCTGCCCGGAGCAAAGAAAACATACGGTGAAGTGCTTGCTCTCGCTTGGGATGTTGTTCGTTGGCTCCAAGAAAATGCAATGGAGCCCGGCAGCATCGTGGCGGTGATTTCGGATGGATGGCGTAAAATTCCTGCCGCACTGGGCGTACTTTTAGCCGGAGGCGTATATCTACCTCTCGCACCTGATGCACCAGCGCAGAGATCTTTAGATACGCTACAGCATGCAGGCGTCAGACATATCCTCGGTGATGCCGCCACCTTGAAGAATCTTCGAGAATTCGAAGGAACTGCCTTTTCTTTGGAAGCCATGGCACAACGGGAACCACAACGAGTGGCAACAGCCTCACCACAGCAAACAGCCTATGTCATTTACACGTCCGGTTCTACAGGCAAACCCAAAGGGGTTGTTATAAAGCATGCCGCTGCATGTAACACGATACTTGATATCAATCAGCGTCACAGCGTGGGACCAAGCGACAGAATATTGGGCCTTTCACGGCTGAATTTTGACCTTTCCGTGTACGATATTTGGGGCGCATTTCAGGTCGGTGCAGCCATTGTTGTCCCGACACCGGAAGACAGAAAAGATCCGGCCCATTGGCTGAATCTCATGGAAGAGGCCGGCGTGACCATCTGGAATTCCGTCCCCGCACTGATGACGATGTTGTTAGACTATAGCGGACTGGCGGATATAGACATACCAACTTCGTTACGACTTGTTCTCCTTAGCGGTGACTGGATTCCTCTGGATTTGCCGCAACGGCTGTGGAGCAAAGCACCCAATGTAAAAATTGTGGGTATGGGAGGAGCGACCGAAGCTTCTATCTGGTCAAATTCCTTCGATATCATTGAAGTATCTCCCCAATGGATGAGCATTCCTTATGGGTTTCCTTTGGCGAATCAAGGATTTCACGTTTTAGATAGACACCTGAAACATAGACCGGAATGGGTTCCAGGGGATCTCTACATTATCGGAAAAGGACTGGCAGAAGGGTATTTCAAAGATACATCTTTGACTGAGGCGAGTTTTATTTATCATCCGGTCAGTGGTGAACGCATGTATAGGACAGGCGACCGAGCCCGTTATTTACCCGACGGGGCTTTAGAGTTTTTAGGCCGACAGGACACACAGGTAAAAATTCGCGGGCACAGAATTGAATTAGGCGAAATAGAGCAGGCTTTGCGTGATATTGCTCCGGTCAATAAAGCTGTCGTTAAAGTCACTGGTACATCGCAAGCACTTGTTGGGTATGCCTCGATGGACCGAACCTTTTCTCAACCTGATCTCTGCTTGGAAAAGCTGGTTCTTTCTGATCAAGCCTATACACAACGTATGGACGCTGTGAGTGCACTCAACCTTCCCGAGACGCAGTCTGCAAAAGATTTCCCTATCCAATATGCTGAAAAGTATCGTGCGGTAGTGAATCTTTTGGCACAAAAATTCATGTTTCAGGTGTTGGAAGATATAGGAGCGCTGCCTCATCTAAAACAAGGAATACGTCCATCCGGACTTCTTTTGTCCTGCAATGTGGTCGAACTCCACGAACCTCTTCTCGTGTTGTGGTTGCGTGCCTTAAATGCGGCCGGAGCTTTGCATGCTTCGGAAGATTTGTTTCAACTTGATGCAGCATGGCAATGGCCTGATTTGGATATGGAGCAACTTCCTGCTGATTGGGCTGCCAGTGCAAAAGGTGTGGCAAATTATTTGGAAAGGCTACGTCCCTGGGGTGCAAAGTTGCTTGTGGGAAAAGCCGATCCTCTGGAGATCTTTTTTAATGAGGAAAACGATCTTTCTCCGGAGAAGCTAACGGCGTTGTTTCCCGGTTATTTACACCGTTTTACCTTGGCGGCGACTGCAATACGCACCTTGAGTGAATGCAGCCACGAACCTCTGGAGATACTTGAAGTCGGAGGACGTACAGGTCAAGCTGCAGAGCATATTGTTCCTGCATTAAAACGTTGTTGCATGACGTATTCTTTATCTGACAGCTCGGCTTTTCTTGTAGAGCATCAGAAAAAGAGGCTGCGGAATCGCTTCGACTCGGTGAATTTTCAACGATTTGATCCGTTATTGCCGTTTTATGCACAGTCCGTGGAGCCGTTTTCACAAGATGTCATCATAGCTTCCAGTTATATACACAGAACACCACACGTTCTTGTGACGCTCAAGAGGTTGAAAGAACTCCTGAAACCCGGTGGTATGCTCGTCTTGCTGGAAGAAACGAAGAATACTTTTCTTCAGGATTGTACCGTGGCTTTTTTGGAAGGTGGATTTACTCGATTTTTTGATGGTCGTAAGAAAGAACAACAACCTCTTCTGACAACAGCTGCGTGGACAAAACACATATGTGAAGCGGGATATTCCGGTGTGCACGTTTTGACCGCAGGTGTGACAAATGAATCGGATGATTCCGATATCGGTCAGACATGCATTGTAGGCTTTGCCGAACGAGAAATCTCCCGCCTCGCCGTACCTCAGATACTGGACCGACTTCATCGAGTCTTACCAGACTATATGGTGCCTCAACGCATTGTAGAAATAGGAGAATTTCCTCTCACCGTTAATGGCAAAATTGATAAAAAAGCGCTTCTTGATCCTCCGGATCTCGGGAAGGGACGACAGGAGCGCTTACAACCACGTAGCAATGAAGAGCGTATCATTGCTGATTTGTGGCACGAGCTTTTGCCGGGCGGAGAGATTGCAGTGGACGACAATTTTTTTGCCGTCGGCGGAGATTCTCTCGTTGGAACGCGGCTTGTGGCCGGTATGCGTTCCCATTTTGATGTCGATATTCCACTTCGTTGGATCTTTGATTATCCAACCATTGCCGGATTGGCTGCCGCGGTGAAACAGACATGCGCAACGGCAAAGACAACAGAACAGACAGAACCGCACGTACCTTCAATTACTCCCGATAAAGCACACCGGTATGAGCCCTTTCCATTGACAGATGTGCAGTATGCCTACTGGGTTGGAAGGATGGGGATTTTTTCACTCGGGAATGTCTCCACGCATTGTTATTTTGAAATCGAAGGGCAGGGACTTGATGTTGACCGCTTGACTTCGACTTGGCAGCGATTGGTGGAACATCATGACATGATGCGTGCTGTTGTAGCCTCGGATGGGCAATCTCAACAGATTCTGGAACATACACCAACTTTCGTGCCGCGTATTGTTCGTCTCTCCGAAGACACGACTCCCGGTGCTATACACGCGTCCTTATCTGAAACACGCCGTAGGTTGTCTCACCAGGTTTTACCTTCCGATACATGGCCTCTCTTTGCTTTGGAAATGACTTGCTATGGTCGCGATACCGTGCGTCTGCATGTGGGCTTTGACAATATCATGTTCGATGGGTGGAGCATGCTCCATATTTTGAGCGAATGGACACGCCTGTATCATGATGATCAGGCAACATTGGAACCGTTGACTCTCTCGTTTCGTGATTATGTGTTGATGTTGGAGGCTTCTCGTACTGGAGAAAATTATGCCGCGGCACGCCGCTATTGGCTTGATCGATTAGCGAATTTACCTCCTGCTCCCAAACTTCCTACGTATGACGGTGGGGAATCGGTCATCAATGGTGTCTTCCGACGCCGGCAGTTTACTTTAGACACAGAAACGTGGACACATTTTCAAAAAACAGTGCGAGAAAACGGCCTTACACCGGCTGGAGTGTTGCTGTCTGCCTATGCTGAAGTCCTCAATCTCTGGAGCCGGGAAAATCGATTTACCGTCAATTTGACTCTTTTTGATCGATTGCAGGGGCATCCCGATGTGAACCGCCTGGTAGGAGATTTCACCACATTAACGCTGTTGGCAGTGGACACTGCTTCAGCACCTGCGTTTCTTGACCGGGCGCGTTTGTTACAGCGTCGATTGTGGGAAGACAGAGATCACGCTGCTTTCAGCGCCGTGGAAGTTTTACGTGAAATAAATACCCGCGATGGAGGAACACACCGGCAAACCATGCCTGTTGTTTTTACCAGTGCCCTGGGTGTCGGCTCCTCCGGACCTGACGAGGGGTTATTGATGCCGGGACAATTTGTTTACGGCATCTCGCAGACACCACAAGTTTGGCTGGATCACCAAGTGTATGAAATGAACGGTGAATTGTTATTAGTGTGGGATGTTGTGGAAGAGCTTTTCCCCAACGGCCTGATTGACCTGATGTTTGCTGCATATAAAACCCTTTTGCCTCTCATTGCTTATGGAGAAGCTCCGGATGACCCTTCTGTTTTGGTCCCGGATGCGGCCTTGATTGGTGAGAAACAAAAATTGCAATTTTCCCCTGAAATAGCTTCGGACTTGCGTGATGCAGGTTATTCTTCTGTCATGGAAGGGGATTATTCCCTTTGGTTACTCAGACCATCAGGACAACCATGCCCGGATTGGGTCGATGGAGAAATCCATATAGGTATTCCTGACCAAGCTCTACGCCCCACTGGTGTCTTTGCGCGTCGAACGCCGGAAGGCGTTTTTATTGCACCGCGTTACGGTGACGTAAAAGACGCTATACCTTCCACCATTATTTCAAGTGAACAGTCACAAAGTCATTTTGATATCCCAGCCACAGCAATGGAGCAGGAGCTTCTTCAATTATGGAGTCGTTTGTTAGAAAAGGACGATTTAACTTACACAGATAACTTTTTTGCTGCTGGTGGAAATTCTCTTATAGCTGCCCGTCTTATGGGCGCTGTCCGAAAACATTTTCATTGCGAGGTTCCTTTGCGGCTGTTGTTTGATGCTCCGACCGTTCGCAATTTTGCGGAATATATGGGGAAATACACTGAAAACAACGCCACAAACTACGAAGGAGGAATCATATGA